A window of the Yersinia rochesterensis genome harbors these coding sequences:
- a CDS encoding MFS transporter: MMRKIKGLRWYMIALVTVGTILGYLTRNAIAVAAPTLQEQLHITTQQYSYIIAAYSAAYTLMQPVAGYILDVVGTKVGYAMFAVMWAIFCMSTALASSWGGLAIARGAVGAAEAAMIPAGLKATSEWFPAKERSIAVGYFNVGSSIGGMIAPPLVVWAIVMHSWQMAFIITGVLSLIWAIAWLILYKHPKDQKKLSDEEREYILSGQEAQHSTANAKKMSAMQIIRNRQFWGIAIPRFLAEPAWGTFNAWIPLFMFKAYGFNLKEIAMFAWMPMLFADLGCILGGYLPPLFQKYLKVNLIVSRKLVVTMGGLLMIGPGMIGLFTSPYAAIALLCVGGFAHQSLSGALITLSSDVFGRNEVATANGLTGMAAWTASTMFALVVGALADTMGFSPLFAALAVFDVLAVVVIWTVLQNRSAAEPAIDPVQQTPAGQN, translated from the coding sequence ATGATGCGTAAAATTAAAGGCTTACGCTGGTACATGATCGCTTTGGTTACCGTGGGCACTATATTAGGTTACCTGACGCGTAACGCTATTGCCGTTGCCGCACCAACGTTGCAAGAGCAGTTACATATCACGACACAGCAATATTCTTATATTATCGCCGCTTATTCAGCCGCTTACACTCTGATGCAGCCGGTAGCTGGCTATATTCTGGATGTGGTGGGGACGAAAGTCGGTTATGCCATGTTTGCCGTCATGTGGGCCATATTCTGTATGAGTACCGCATTAGCCAGCAGTTGGGGCGGTTTAGCGATTGCTCGTGGTGCTGTGGGTGCAGCAGAAGCCGCCATGATCCCTGCGGGTCTGAAAGCGACCAGTGAGTGGTTCCCAGCAAAAGAACGCTCCATTGCCGTGGGTTACTTCAACGTAGGTTCTTCTATCGGCGGCATGATTGCACCACCATTAGTGGTGTGGGCTATCGTGATGCACAGCTGGCAGATGGCATTTATCATTACCGGTGTGCTTAGCCTGATTTGGGCCATTGCTTGGTTAATCCTGTACAAACACCCGAAAGATCAGAAAAAACTGTCTGATGAAGAGCGTGAGTACATCCTGAGTGGCCAAGAAGCGCAGCACTCTACTGCTAACGCCAAAAAGATGTCTGCAATGCAGATTATCCGTAACCGCCAGTTCTGGGGTATTGCAATACCACGTTTCTTGGCAGAACCCGCTTGGGGCACATTCAACGCGTGGATCCCACTGTTCATGTTTAAAGCTTATGGCTTTAACTTGAAAGAAATCGCCATGTTTGCCTGGATGCCAATGCTGTTTGCCGACCTGGGCTGCATTCTGGGTGGCTATCTGCCACCATTGTTCCAGAAATATCTCAAAGTTAACCTGATTGTTTCCCGTAAGTTAGTGGTCACTATGGGCGGCTTGTTGATGATTGGGCCGGGGATGATTGGCCTGTTCACCAGCCCTTACGCGGCTATCGCCCTGCTGTGTGTCGGTGGATTTGCTCACCAATCACTGTCTGGTGCGCTGATTACCTTATCGTCTGACGTCTTTGGCCGTAACGAAGTGGCCACCGCCAACGGCTTGACGGGAATGGCGGCTTGGACGGCCAGTACTATGTTCGCCCTGGTAGTGGGTGCTTTGGCAGATACCATGGGCTTCAGCCCACTGTTTGCCGCACTCGCCGTATTTGACGTGTTAGCCGTCGTGGTTATCTGGACGGTACTGCAAAACCGCTCGGCAGCCGAACCCGCTATCGATCCGGTACAACAAACGCCAGCCGGACAGAATTAA
- the exuR gene encoding transcriptional regulator ExuR: protein MEFTETRRLYQQLAAELKQRIEAGVYQVGDKLPAERYISEEMNVSRTVVREAIIMLEVEGYVEVRKGSGIHVMSNQQKHLVMPNQGIEFATAGPFELLQARQLIESNIAEFAATQVTRQDIVQLIEIQKHARQEDRFRDSQWDLKFHVQVALATQNTAMATIVEKMWSQRVHNPYWIKLHEHIDDKSIESWCEDHDRILEALMRKDPYASKLAMWQHLENTKQMLFRATTDDFEFNVDRYLFTENPVVHLDIPKELGLSVTDKPQASESLK, encoded by the coding sequence ATGGAATTCACAGAAACCAGACGGTTGTACCAGCAGTTAGCCGCAGAGTTAAAGCAGCGCATCGAAGCCGGTGTTTATCAGGTGGGCGATAAATTGCCCGCAGAACGCTACATTTCCGAAGAAATGAATGTCAGCCGAACTGTGGTCCGTGAAGCGATTATCATGTTGGAAGTGGAGGGCTATGTAGAAGTGCGCAAAGGCTCCGGCATCCATGTGATGTCGAATCAGCAAAAACACTTGGTCATGCCGAACCAGGGTATTGAATTCGCCACCGCAGGCCCTTTTGAGCTGTTACAGGCGCGTCAATTGATCGAAAGTAACATTGCTGAATTTGCAGCCACACAAGTCACCCGTCAGGATATCGTGCAATTAATCGAGATCCAAAAACATGCGCGGCAAGAAGATCGTTTTCGTGACTCGCAATGGGATTTGAAATTCCATGTGCAAGTGGCGCTGGCGACGCAAAACACCGCGATGGCAACGATTGTCGAAAAAATGTGGAGCCAGCGGGTACATAACCCTTACTGGATCAAACTGCACGAGCATATTGATGATAAGTCGATCGAGAGTTGGTGCGAAGATCACGATCGGATCCTTGAGGCTCTGATGCGTAAAGATCCATACGCCAGTAAGCTCGCCATGTGGCAACATCTGGAAAATACCAAACAAATGCTGTTCCGGGCCACGACTGATGATTTCGAGTTTAATGTAGACCGCTACTTATTCACCGAAAACCCGGTAGTTCATCTCGATATCCCCAAAGAGCTTGGTTTGAGTGTTACAGATAAGCCGCAAGCAAGCGAATCATTGAAATAA
- a CDS encoding DedA family protein has protein sequence MDIIKELLHALWAQDYETLANPSLVWAIYILLFVILFLENGLLPAAFLPGDSLLILVGVLIAKGAMSFPVTIVVLTTAASLGCWVSYIQGRWLGNTKVVQGWLSHLPAHYHQRAHNLFHRHGLSALLVGRFLAFVRTLLPTIAGLSGLSNTRFQFFNWMSGLLWVLILTTMGFAFGKTPVFLKYEDEVMFFLMLLPLALLVIGLFGSLYVLWRKKSAPPANNSNDKGKPE, from the coding sequence ATGGATATCATTAAAGAACTCTTACATGCTTTATGGGCGCAAGACTACGAGACACTGGCGAATCCATCTTTAGTCTGGGCCATTTACATCTTGTTATTTGTGATACTTTTTCTGGAAAATGGCCTACTTCCGGCGGCCTTTTTACCGGGCGATAGTCTGCTGATTCTGGTTGGCGTCTTGATTGCAAAAGGGGCCATGAGCTTCCCGGTGACCATTGTGGTATTAACCACCGCAGCCAGCTTGGGTTGCTGGGTCAGCTATATTCAGGGGCGATGGCTGGGGAATACCAAAGTGGTGCAAGGGTGGCTATCCCATCTACCTGCCCATTATCACCAGCGCGCACATAACCTGTTCCACCGCCATGGGTTATCCGCCCTATTGGTCGGCCGTTTCCTGGCATTCGTGCGCACCTTATTGCCAACAATTGCGGGCCTTTCCGGCCTGAGCAATACCCGCTTTCAATTCTTTAACTGGATGAGTGGGTTGCTGTGGGTTTTGATCTTAACCACTATGGGCTTTGCCTTTGGCAAAACACCGGTATTCCTGAAATACGAAGATGAAGTGATGTTTTTCCTGATGTTGCTGCCTCTGGCACTCTTAGTGATTGGCTTATTTGGTTCTTTATATGTGCTTTGGCGCAAAAAAAGTGCCCCTCCGGCTAATAACAGCAATGATAAAGGTAAGCCAGAGTGA
- the mzrA gene encoding EnvZ/OmpR regulon moderator MzrA — protein MITLRGRFSRPVWLYLILPVTALLLAALLFTPMILRTESALKIRPNQQGLSLPDGFYLYQHLDQRGIRIKSITPENDSLVVSLESPEQQKEAIEALQDILPSGYVIVTSESKKRQRLLPAFRNNLQNVG, from the coding sequence GTGATTACCCTCAGGGGCCGTTTTAGCCGCCCAGTTTGGCTCTATCTTATCCTGCCGGTGACCGCCTTATTGCTAGCAGCACTGTTGTTTACGCCAATGATTCTGCGCACAGAAAGTGCGTTAAAAATTCGGCCTAATCAGCAGGGTCTGTCGTTACCCGATGGATTTTATCTGTATCAACACCTCGATCAGCGGGGGATTCGCATCAAAAGCATCACTCCGGAGAATGACAGCCTGGTGGTGAGCCTTGAGTCTCCGGAACAGCAAAAAGAAGCGATCGAAGCTTTGCAGGATATCCTACCAAGCGGTTATGTCATTGTGACGAGTGAATCAAAGAAACGTCAGCGTTTATTACCCGCCTTCAGAAATAACCTACAAAATGTAGGGTAA
- a CDS encoding DUF1090 domain-containing protein → MLLHTVLLRPVFSLRAFLLLVLPMVAFYSVAQTNECDTKAKEIQQQIDYAKQHGNTRRAASLETALKEVKNNCTVESLKAERQKKIKEKQHKVAERKQELKEAQQKGDAGKIANKQKKLTEAQAELKQAQAQK, encoded by the coding sequence ATGTTGTTACATACTGTGCTGTTACGTCCCGTTTTTTCACTACGGGCCTTTCTCCTGTTGGTCTTACCGATGGTTGCATTTTACAGTGTCGCCCAAACGAATGAATGCGACACCAAAGCTAAGGAGATCCAACAGCAGATTGATTATGCCAAACAGCATGGCAATACTCGCCGCGCCGCCAGTCTGGAAACGGCGCTGAAAGAAGTTAAAAATAATTGTACTGTTGAGAGCCTGAAAGCTGAGCGGCAGAAAAAAATCAAAGAAAAGCAACACAAAGTCGCAGAACGCAAGCAAGAACTCAAAGAAGCTCAGCAAAAGGGTGATGCTGGAAAAATCGCCAATAAACAGAAGAAGTTAACGGAGGCGCAAGCTGAGTTAAAGCAAGCTCAGGCACAGAAATAG